A stretch of the uncultured Trichococcus sp. genome encodes the following:
- a CDS encoding barstar family protein, producing the protein MEIIRLDGRKMTDRKATHAYLKKKLHLPEYYGNNLDALWDCLTTDYSGKMIILKNPQTVKNQLGDYGDSLVRLFKEVAAANSAIRLILAYPLRS; encoded by the coding sequence ATGGAAATCATCCGTTTGGACGGTAGGAAGATGACCGATCGGAAAGCAACGCATGCCTATCTGAAAAAGAAATTGCATCTCCCCGAATATTACGGCAATAACCTGGATGCCTTGTGGGATTGTCTGACGACCGATTATTCCGGCAAAATGATCATCCTGAAGAATCCGCAAACCGTGAAAAATCAACTCGGCGATTATGGAGACTCCTTGGTACGCTTGTTCAAGGAAGTTGCTGCAGCCAATTCCGCCATCCGTTTGATCCTGGCTTATCCGCTCCGAAGCTGA
- a CDS encoding ribonuclease domain-containing protein, translating into MKNLKSGLKGLFALLAIILAVWVNGVDSLFEDQTPDSSISIAASSSQTIEEGIQESEIQESAETAISSDVMEGQAYSTKDEVAAYIHQFNELPPNYLTKDEAEALGWDNAEGNLWEVTDGMSIGGDFFGNREGLLPKKSGRTYYEADIDYDGGYRGAERIVYSNDGLIFYTDDHYESFEQLYGEGSD; encoded by the coding sequence ATGAAAAACTTAAAAAGCGGCTTGAAAGGCTTGTTCGCTTTATTGGCGATCATTTTGGCCGTATGGGTCAATGGCGTAGACTCGCTTTTCGAAGATCAAACACCCGATTCTTCGATCAGCATCGCCGCCAGCAGCTCGCAAACAATTGAAGAAGGTATCCAAGAAAGTGAAATACAGGAGTCAGCCGAAACGGCTATCAGCAGTGACGTCATGGAAGGGCAAGCCTATTCAACGAAAGACGAAGTTGCGGCCTATATTCACCAGTTCAACGAGCTGCCGCCCAATTATCTGACAAAGGATGAAGCCGAAGCTTTAGGCTGGGACAACGCTGAAGGCAACCTGTGGGAAGTGACGGACGGGATGTCCATCGGCGGTGATTTCTTCGGCAATCGCGAAGGCTTGCTTCCGAAGAAATCAGGCAGGACCTATTACGAGGCAGACATCGATTATGACGGCGGCTACCGCGGGGCTGAGCGCATCGTTTACTCGAATGACGGACTGATCTTTTACACGGATGATCATTACGAATCGTTCGAGCAGCTGTACGGGGAGGGGAGTGATTGA
- a CDS encoding heme-binding protein → MAKYERPEYTVLLSEEPFELREYRDFYIVEYDNAADPDVDSGFGTLFRYISKDNQANRKISMTVPVIQELSDDRTKMAFVVPKSEWEDIPQPNSPSLNVKKFASGLFAVIQYGGYSNDRKERDMLEKLAQWVQEKKYQPTSNYMLASFNAPFVPPMFRHNEIMVRVGTDQQDSD, encoded by the coding sequence ATGGCCAAATATGAACGCCCGGAATACACAGTCCTGCTGTCGGAGGAACCATTCGAATTGCGGGAATATCGCGATTTCTACATCGTGGAATACGACAACGCCGCTGATCCGGATGTGGACAGTGGGTTCGGCACCTTGTTCCGCTACATTTCGAAAGACAATCAGGCCAATCGAAAAATCAGCATGACCGTACCGGTGATCCAGGAACTGTCGGACGATCGCACGAAGATGGCATTTGTTGTTCCGAAGTCGGAATGGGAGGATATTCCGCAGCCCAACAGTCCCTCGTTGAACGTCAAAAAGTTCGCCAGCGGCCTTTTTGCGGTCATCCAGTACGGCGGTTATTCGAATGATCGGAAAGAGCGTGACATGCTGGAGAAGCTGGCGCAGTGGGTGCAGGAGAAAAAGTACCAGCCTACTTCGAATTATATGCTGGCGTCCTTCAATGCTCCGTTCGTGCCGCCGATGTTCCGGCATAACGAAATCATGGTGCGAGTCGGAACGGATCAACAGGATTCCGATTAA
- a CDS encoding MFS transporter: MLKSFSLQEKSWIMYDWANSAYSIIISSVILPLFYKSITAGEGIAPNLADSYWGYATSAATLAIAVFAPILGTIGDYPKWKMRLFKIFFLIGVVATAALSFTDDWRLLLAFYMLTTIGFSGANIFYDAFLVDVATEDRMDRVSTYGFAMGYIGGSTIPFVLSILLIMFGEKIGIPRTTAIKASFLFTAFWWIVFTIPMLRNVKQRYFVPASEHIIHDSFARLSQTLHQIRSHRKMFLFLIAYFFYIDGLNTIIHMAAVFGDSIGVVSDMLMIAVLVIPILSFPFTIFYGILAKRFGSKKMILVGIVIYLLACLLAFRMTTAMEFWILAALVATSQGGIQALSRSYFAKLVPKENANEYFGFYNILGKFAAIMGPALYALTSQLTGDSRNGLASISLLFIIGGVLMLRTEDN, from the coding sequence ATGTTGAAAAGTTTTTCGCTGCAGGAAAAAAGTTGGATCATGTACGATTGGGCGAATTCCGCCTACTCCATCATCATCTCCTCGGTCATTCTGCCGCTTTTTTATAAATCGATCACGGCTGGCGAAGGAATTGCCCCGAATTTAGCGGATTCTTATTGGGGCTACGCGACCTCCGCCGCGACTTTGGCTATCGCAGTATTCGCCCCGATTCTCGGGACGATCGGGGATTATCCAAAATGGAAAATGCGGCTGTTCAAAATTTTCTTCCTGATCGGCGTTGTCGCCACAGCCGCGCTGAGCTTCACGGACGATTGGCGTCTGCTGCTTGCCTTCTATATGCTCACGACAATCGGCTTTTCGGGCGCGAACATTTTCTATGACGCCTTTTTGGTGGATGTCGCGACAGAGGATCGGATGGATCGGGTCTCCACTTACGGATTTGCGATGGGTTACATCGGTGGCAGTACCATCCCATTCGTGCTTTCGATCCTGCTGATCATGTTCGGCGAGAAAATCGGCATTCCCAGGACGACCGCCATCAAAGCCTCCTTCCTGTTCACAGCGTTTTGGTGGATCGTCTTCACGATCCCGATGCTGCGTAATGTGAAACAGCGCTATTTTGTCCCGGCCAGCGAGCACATCATCCATGACAGTTTCGCCAGACTTTCCCAAACGCTGCATCAGATCCGCAGCCACAGGAAGATGTTCCTGTTCCTGATCGCCTATTTTTTTTACATCGACGGTTTGAACACGATCATCCACATGGCGGCCGTCTTCGGCGACAGTATCGGAGTCGTGTCTGATATGCTGATGATCGCCGTGTTGGTGATTCCGATCCTATCCTTTCCTTTCACGATCTTCTATGGAATACTGGCCAAACGCTTCGGCAGCAAAAAGATGATTTTGGTGGGCATCGTCATTTACCTGCTTGCTTGTCTGCTGGCTTTCCGGATGACCACCGCCATGGAATTCTGGATCCTGGCTGCGCTGGTCGCAACTTCGCAAGGCGGTATCCAGGCACTGTCGCGTTCTTATTTCGCCAAGCTTGTGCCGAAAGAGAACGCCAATGAATATTTCGGTTTCTACAATATCCTCGGCAAATTTGCCGCCATCATGGGTCCGGCGCTGTATGCGCTCACGAGCCAATTGACCGGCGACTCGCGCAACGGGCTCGCCAGCATTTCCCTCCTCTTCATCATCGGAGGCGTGCTGATGCTGCGCACAGAGGACAATTGA
- a CDS encoding DUF6544 family protein: MEEKMVAIKKIIAVGGVLLGTAGVVHAYLRTAPSKAAREFTDLAEDLLKETEPVKGRFTEADIARLPGPVRRHLRRCGHLGKPKMAYMKAVFPDVAFSLGKGKKPIKIAYTQYNFVDGPDRIAYIDSSLYGIPFEGVDAYVDGKGSMKGIVAKNITLFDIDGEAMDKASLVTFLSECLFVPNAVLQDYIRWEAIDAHHAKAVITAYGTRAEGIFTFNEDDEMIAFTTDDREATTMDGKSEKVRWSAICGGYKEINGIRQPTELKAVWHYAEGEFTYFDAKAAMMSYDKQE; this comes from the coding sequence GTGGAAGAGAAAATGGTAGCGATAAAGAAAATAATTGCGGTTGGAGGGGTCCTGCTCGGGACTGCTGGCGTTGTGCACGCCTATCTGCGCACGGCGCCTTCCAAAGCCGCCAGGGAATTTACCGATTTGGCGGAGGATTTGTTGAAGGAGACGGAGCCGGTAAAGGGTCGCTTCACGGAAGCGGATATTGCGAGGCTGCCTGGACCTGTCCGACGCCACCTGCGCCGTTGCGGTCATCTCGGGAAACCGAAAATGGCCTACATGAAGGCAGTCTTTCCGGATGTCGCCTTTTCGCTCGGAAAGGGAAAAAAGCCCATCAAGATCGCCTACACACAATATAATTTTGTGGATGGGCCCGACCGCATCGCCTACATCGACAGTTCACTCTACGGCATACCTTTCGAAGGGGTGGATGCCTATGTCGACGGCAAGGGTTCGATGAAAGGGATCGTGGCGAAAAATATCACCCTGTTCGATATCGACGGGGAAGCGATGGACAAGGCCAGCTTGGTGACGTTCCTGTCCGAATGCCTTTTTGTTCCGAATGCGGTTCTTCAGGACTATATCCGCTGGGAAGCAATCGACGCGCACCACGCCAAAGCGGTAATCACGGCGTACGGAACGCGTGCGGAAGGGATTTTCACGTTCAATGAAGATGATGAGATGATAGCCTTCACGACCGATGATCGGGAAGCCACGACGATGGATGGGAAAAGCGAAAAAGTCAGATGGTCGGCCATCTGCGGCGGGTACAAGGAAATCAACGGCATCCGCCAGCCGACGGAGCTGAAGGCGGTCTGGCACTATGCAGAAGGGGAATTCACATACTTTGATGCGAAAGCTGCGATGATGAGTTATGACAAACAAGAATGA
- a CDS encoding acetate uptake transporter, whose product MKNASNTQNNTIVSLKEFTANPAPLGLLGFGMTTVLLNIHNAGYFPMNTMILAMGIFFGGMAQVIAGIMEFKKNNTFGATAFTSYGFFWLSLVGTIVMPGLGMGEAASAQAMAAYLFMWGLFTLGMFVGTLRISKNLQIVFGSLTLLFFLLALGDFTGNEMIATIAGYEGIFCGFSAIYGALAQVLNEVYGEEVLPLGNVTTVKKTAKVEVATSK is encoded by the coding sequence ATGAAAAACGCATCAAACACACAGAACAACACGATCGTCAGCTTGAAGGAATTCACTGCTAATCCAGCACCGCTTGGCTTATTGGGCTTCGGAATGACGACAGTCCTGTTGAACATCCACAATGCAGGTTACTTCCCGATGAATACGATGATTTTGGCTATGGGCATTTTCTTCGGTGGCATGGCGCAAGTCATTGCCGGCATCATGGAATTCAAGAAAAACAACACTTTCGGCGCAACTGCCTTCACTTCTTACGGCTTCTTCTGGCTTTCCCTAGTCGGAACGATCGTTATGCCTGGTCTGGGCATGGGCGAAGCGGCTTCGGCTCAAGCGATGGCTGCTTACCTGTTCATGTGGGGACTGTTCACATTGGGCATGTTCGTCGGAACATTGCGCATCAGCAAAAACCTGCAGATCGTCTTCGGTTCTTTGACATTGCTTTTCTTCCTGCTTGCTTTGGGAGACTTCACGGGCAATGAAATGATTGCGACCATCGCGGGTTACGAAGGCATCTTCTGCGGCTTCTCAGCAATCTACGGCGCTTTGGCACAAGTTCTGAACGAAGTCTACGGCGAAGAAGTCCTGCCATTGGGCAATGTGACGACTGTCAAGAAAACAGCAAAAGTCGAAGTAGCAACAAGCAAATAA
- a CDS encoding RtcB family protein yields MITIFNPEEQKWPIKVWLENEEQIGEDCLQQAKNLSNLSFLHQWVVLMPDTHSGYGMPIGGVIAAEKVIIPNAVGVDIGCGMSFVQTNIPVERLIEIETPNGKLAQAIAGDILRNIPTGFEHHKKKQKCESVARFLEALTPEEKETMPQELMKELDDAAYQVGTLGSGNHFIELQTDDQGKLGIMLHSGSRNLGFKICHYFNDLAKEVNKKDQSPVPLEWDLAYFSTESELGKLYLRWMNLAMDFAEENRNQMMEKVLEIVRLWVKKYAGINHVNLSDAVHCHHNYAALEEHYGKAVWVHRKGAIRAGEGEMGIIPGAMGTYSYLVKGKGNPESFLSCSHGAGRRMSRLDAREQFSVQDTILDLKELGVFLAKAKRTDVGTESRFAYKAIDFVLSQELDLVEPVRRLKTVAVVKG; encoded by the coding sequence ATGATTACCATATTCAATCCCGAGGAACAGAAGTGGCCGATCAAAGTCTGGCTGGAGAATGAGGAACAGATCGGTGAGGATTGTCTGCAGCAAGCGAAGAACCTGTCTAATCTGTCGTTTCTGCATCAATGGGTCGTGTTGATGCCGGATACGCATTCCGGCTACGGCATGCCGATCGGGGGCGTCATCGCAGCAGAAAAGGTCATCATTCCGAATGCCGTCGGGGTGGATATAGGATGCGGGATGAGCTTCGTCCAGACGAACATCCCGGTCGAACGGCTGATCGAAATCGAGACGCCGAACGGGAAACTGGCCCAGGCAATCGCGGGCGACATCCTGCGGAATATCCCGACCGGTTTCGAGCACCATAAGAAAAAACAGAAATGCGAATCGGTCGCCCGGTTCCTTGAGGCGCTGACACCCGAGGAAAAGGAAACGATGCCGCAGGAATTGATGAAGGAACTGGATGACGCTGCCTATCAAGTCGGCACGCTCGGCAGCGGCAACCACTTCATCGAACTGCAGACGGACGACCAAGGAAAGCTTGGCATCATGCTGCATTCCGGATCGCGCAATCTGGGCTTCAAGATTTGCCACTATTTCAACGATCTGGCCAAGGAAGTGAACAAAAAAGACCAGTCTCCGGTCCCTCTCGAGTGGGATCTGGCCTATTTTTCAACGGAAAGTGAACTCGGGAAGCTGTACCTCCGCTGGATGAATTTGGCGATGGATTTCGCCGAGGAAAACCGCAACCAGATGATGGAGAAGGTGCTCGAAATCGTCCGACTCTGGGTGAAAAAGTACGCCGGCATCAACCATGTCAACTTGTCGGATGCCGTCCACTGCCACCACAATTATGCCGCATTGGAAGAACATTACGGCAAAGCGGTCTGGGTCCACCGCAAAGGCGCCATCCGCGCCGGGGAGGGCGAAATGGGCATCATCCCGGGTGCGATGGGGACGTATTCCTATCTGGTCAAAGGCAAAGGCAATCCGGAAAGTTTCCTTTCCTGTTCGCACGGGGCGGGCAGACGTATGAGCCGCTTGGATGCCAGGGAACAGTTCAGTGTCCAGGACACCATCCTGGACTTGAAAGAATTGGGCGTCTTTCTTGCGAAAGCCAAACGGACCGATGTCGGCACGGAATCGCGTTTCGCCTACAAGGCCATCGACTTTGTGCTCTCCCAGGAACTGGATCTGGTCGAACCGGTACGCCGCCTCAAGACCGTCGCTGTAGTCAAAGGCTGA
- a CDS encoding NAD(P)H-dependent oxidoreductase, with protein MEIGIIVHSLTGNTLSVAERLQERLAADGHDVDIEQLKTIGEENLSETKIENFELKGYPDPQAYDLLIIAGPVRGASASPVLKHYLSKIGQFENKPMFLFVTMFFPFQWMGGKRALNQMTALCEERGAEVIGSGVINWKNPRRERQITDLLQQFSELASQIDQKIK; from the coding sequence ATGGAAATCGGGATCATTGTCCACTCCTTGACGGGAAACACGTTGTCGGTAGCAGAGCGGCTGCAGGAAAGGCTGGCGGCAGACGGGCACGACGTGGACATCGAACAGCTCAAGACCATCGGAGAGGAAAATCTTAGCGAAACAAAGATTGAAAATTTTGAATTGAAAGGCTACCCTGATCCGCAGGCGTACGATCTGCTGATCATAGCCGGACCGGTCAGAGGAGCTTCGGCTTCCCCTGTACTGAAGCACTATCTTTCGAAAATCGGACAATTTGAGAATAAACCAATGTTCCTGTTTGTCACCATGTTTTTCCCTTTTCAATGGATGGGCGGCAAGCGAGCTTTGAATCAGATGACGGCGCTATGCGAGGAACGCGGAGCCGAAGTCATCGGCAGCGGCGTCATCAACTGGAAGAATCCACGCCGCGAAAGGCAGATCACGGATTTGCTTCAGCAGTTCAGCGAGTTGGCGTCGCAGATCGATCAAAAAATAAAATAG
- a CDS encoding VOC family protein, which translates to MSLIHHIEINVSDLTASKQFWSWLLEKLGFNKYQEWNRGFSYREDDTYIVFVQTDERFLDGSYHRSRTGLNHLAFAVDTKHQVDELYTELQSRGIPLLYPERHPFAGGKEHYAVFFEDPDRIKVEVAARSPFGQTKHIH; encoded by the coding sequence ATGAGCCTCATTCATCATATCGAAATCAATGTCAGCGATCTGACGGCCAGCAAGCAATTTTGGTCGTGGCTGTTGGAAAAGCTGGGCTTCAACAAATACCAGGAATGGAATCGGGGCTTCAGCTACAGGGAAGACGATACGTACATCGTTTTCGTACAGACAGACGAACGTTTCCTGGACGGGTCTTATCACCGCAGCCGGACGGGACTGAATCATCTCGCTTTTGCTGTCGACACAAAGCATCAAGTGGACGAATTGTATACCGAACTGCAAAGTCGCGGCATCCCGTTGTTGTATCCCGAAAGGCATCCTTTTGCAGGCGGAAAAGAACACTACGCCGTCTTTTTTGAAGACCCCGATCGGATCAAAGTCGAGGTTGCAGCAAGATCCCCATTCGGACAAACGAAACACATCCATTAA
- a CDS encoding MsnO8 family LLM class oxidoreductase — MKLSILDQVHITAGGTAEQSLQNAKELARLGDTLGYERIWFAEHHGSQLMASAAPEIIAAFIAAATDRIRVGTGGVMMMHYSPLKIAEVFKTLSGFAPGRIDLGVGRAPGGDRQSMLALAQGNPPQLENHYEKLQTILDLLEDRKPQDPLYRDTPAAPVDVTVPQTWLLGSSGNSAVQAGRMGVGYSFAQFFTGTLDKSIFDLYKQHFVPSAAMPEKQISVAFHAIVADTREEALYEELPYAIFKMQLFRGMMRNHLMTPEQAAAYPLTEIEKQLINDIRKTHILGTSTEAAETLLNLQEQYGFDEAMIISMPHSQKARLKTYSLLAQELL; from the coding sequence ATGAAACTCAGCATCTTGGACCAAGTCCACATCACAGCAGGCGGAACCGCCGAGCAGTCCCTGCAGAACGCCAAAGAACTCGCCCGTTTAGGCGACACTCTTGGGTACGAACGTATTTGGTTCGCCGAGCATCACGGCAGCCAACTGATGGCAAGCGCGGCACCTGAAATCATCGCTGCCTTCATCGCAGCCGCGACGGATCGGATCCGTGTCGGTACCGGTGGCGTCATGATGATGCACTACTCCCCTTTGAAAATCGCGGAAGTGTTCAAAACGTTATCCGGCTTTGCGCCCGGACGAATCGACCTGGGTGTGGGCCGGGCCCCCGGAGGCGATCGCCAATCAATGCTCGCATTGGCGCAAGGCAACCCGCCGCAATTGGAGAATCACTACGAAAAACTGCAGACGATATTGGATCTTTTGGAAGACCGGAAACCCCAGGACCCACTTTACCGGGACACTCCTGCGGCGCCTGTAGACGTGACCGTTCCGCAGACCTGGTTATTGGGTTCGAGCGGAAACAGTGCCGTCCAGGCCGGTAGAATGGGCGTCGGCTATTCCTTCGCGCAGTTCTTCACCGGGACGCTTGATAAAAGTATTTTCGATCTCTATAAGCAGCATTTTGTTCCGTCCGCCGCCATGCCCGAAAAACAGATCAGTGTCGCTTTCCATGCTATCGTGGCGGACACGCGCGAAGAAGCACTCTACGAAGAGTTGCCGTATGCGATTTTCAAGATGCAGCTCTTCCGCGGGATGATGCGCAACCACCTGATGACCCCGGAACAAGCCGCTGCTTACCCGCTTACGGAAATCGAGAAGCAGCTTATCAACGACATCCGCAAGACGCATATTCTCGGGACCTCAACAGAGGCAGCTGAAACATTGCTGAATCTGCAGGAACAGTACGGTTTCGACGAAGCTATGATCATCAGCATGCCGCATTCCCAAAAGGCGCGGCTCAAAACCTATTCCTTGTTGGCGCAGGAACTGCTTTAA
- a CDS encoding prenyltransferase/squalene oxidase repeat-containing protein: MEMNREEIIAWLLEGDPAIQYQTRRDLLHEDPAVLSDLKNRITDAGWGRAFLKRQQPDGHWGRAFYQPKWTSSHYTLLDLRNLCIPATPEIKKVLALILATSIGPDGGINPSKDIEQSDVCINGMFLNYACYFGTDEEKLRSVVDFIISQQLADGGFNCRLNRSGARHSSMHSTLSVLEGIREYIVAGYAYRADELKRMEREAQEFLLRHRLYRSDHTGAVIHLSFLKLVYPPRWRYDILRALDYFQSAGYPYDERLQDALDVLREKRQDDGRWNTQAHHPGEVHFQMEQAGKPSRWNTLRCLRVLDFYHQAETANGIRG; encoded by the coding sequence ATGGAAATGAACAGGGAGGAAATCATCGCGTGGCTTCTGGAAGGCGATCCAGCCATCCAATATCAGACAAGACGCGATCTGTTGCATGAGGATCCTGCGGTATTGTCCGACTTGAAAAACAGGATAACCGATGCAGGCTGGGGCCGTGCTTTTCTGAAACGACAACAGCCTGACGGGCATTGGGGCCGCGCGTTCTATCAACCGAAATGGACGAGCAGCCATTATACCTTGCTGGATTTGCGCAACCTCTGCATCCCGGCAACACCGGAAATCAAGAAGGTGTTGGCGCTCATCCTTGCCACTTCAATCGGGCCTGACGGTGGCATTAATCCATCAAAGGACATCGAGCAGAGTGATGTCTGCATCAACGGGATGTTCCTGAACTATGCCTGTTATTTCGGGACGGATGAGGAAAAGCTCAGGTCGGTGGTCGATTTCATCATTAGCCAGCAGCTGGCCGATGGCGGCTTCAATTGTCGCCTGAACCGATCCGGTGCCCGTCACAGTTCGATGCATTCCACGCTCAGCGTCCTGGAGGGCATCCGGGAATATATTGTTGCCGGTTATGCCTACCGAGCGGATGAGTTGAAGCGGATGGAAAGAGAGGCTCAGGAATTTCTTCTGCGGCACCGGCTGTATAGATCCGACCATACCGGCGCGGTCATCCATCTAAGCTTTTTGAAATTGGTCTACCCGCCGCGTTGGCGCTATGATATTTTGCGAGCGCTCGATTATTTCCAAAGTGCCGGTTATCCGTATGATGAAAGGCTGCAGGATGCTTTGGACGTTCTGAGGGAAAAACGCCAGGATGACGGACGCTGGAACACGCAGGCCCATCATCCTGGCGAGGTGCATTTTCAGATGGAACAGGCCGGAAAGCCAAGCCGCTGGAATACGCTCAGATGCCTGCGGGTATTGGATTTTTATCATCAAGCTGAAACAGCAAATGGAATTCGGGGATGA
- a CDS encoding DUF5655 domain-containing protein, with the protein MTDVMTNKEKEAFFADKPETRELFMAVERKIRAIGPAIITVSKTQISFATRTQFAWVWLPLPKDGKRPLHSLVLSFGCGRRIVHEQIVEAIEPYPGRWTHHVIIAEEADLTAAVDAWLREAYRFSETRGRQQSSKI; encoded by the coding sequence ATGACGGACGTAATGACCAACAAAGAAAAAGAGGCATTTTTTGCCGATAAACCGGAAACCAGAGAGCTCTTCATGGCTGTGGAAAGGAAAATCCGGGCAATCGGACCCGCCATCATCACGGTGAGCAAGACCCAGATTTCTTTTGCCACGCGGACACAATTCGCTTGGGTATGGCTACCGTTGCCGAAAGATGGAAAAAGGCCGCTGCACAGCTTGGTCTTGAGCTTCGGCTGCGGGCGCCGGATAGTGCATGAACAGATTGTCGAAGCCATCGAACCTTATCCCGGCCGATGGACGCACCATGTCATCATTGCGGAGGAAGCGGATCTGACGGCTGCCGTCGATGCCTGGTTGCGGGAAGCATACCGGTTCTCGGAAACGCGGGGGCGACAGCAATCTTCAAAGATATAG
- a CDS encoding GyrI-like domain-containing protein has translation MSFLIEMVETQEQPTLVLKAVTPVSELPKILGKAFMDIVTHIMELGEQPVGPAFVGYFNMDMERLELEIGFPVSKSLPGKGDILAGHIPAGKQVTCMYKGPYMEMPPAYEEIQKWIEDNGYKPLGPVYEHYYNSPEEVPESELLTKIVFLVE, from the coding sequence ATGAGCTTTTTGATCGAGATGGTGGAAACGCAGGAACAACCGACGCTGGTATTGAAAGCGGTTACTCCTGTGAGCGAGTTGCCGAAAATATTGGGCAAGGCCTTCATGGACATCGTCACGCATATCATGGAATTGGGCGAACAGCCGGTTGGACCGGCATTCGTCGGTTATTTCAACATGGATATGGAAAGGCTTGAACTGGAAATCGGTTTTCCTGTTTCCAAATCACTGCCGGGAAAAGGCGATATCCTAGCCGGACACATCCCGGCCGGAAAACAAGTCACTTGCATGTACAAAGGGCCCTATATGGAGATGCCGCCCGCTTATGAGGAAATCCAAAAATGGATAGAGGATAATGGCTACAAGCCGCTTGGTCCGGTTTATGAACATTACTACAATTCCCCAGAAGAGGTTCCCGAAAGCGAACTGCTGACGAAAATCGTATTCCTTGTGGAGTAA
- a CDS encoding tryptophan-rich sensory protein codes for METKMETKMETKQLETPIKITVAVTYLIMIVVNALANILPINGIDTGAVSDSYPNLFAPAGLTFSIWGVIYLLLVGYTLYQFGFFQGDKSKVKTELLRKVGIVFSASSVVNAAWIFSWHYGMIGLSVVLMLVLLLSLIYINQLILKEKLDQKEKLFIRLPFSVYFGWITVATIANITTLLVDIDWNGFGISESVWTILIIVIGLAIGAVTMIRNHDIAYGLVIIWAYAGILIKHMSQDGFAGQYSGIITTVIACIVLMGVAIGYVLFAKKQAPSIPK; via the coding sequence ATGGAAACAAAGATGGAAACAAAGATGGAAACGAAACAACTGGAGACACCCATCAAAATCACAGTTGCCGTGACTTATCTGATCATGATTGTCGTCAATGCTTTGGCAAACATCCTGCCGATCAACGGAATCGACACGGGTGCAGTATCGGATTCCTATCCGAACCTGTTTGCGCCCGCCGGCTTGACATTTTCGATTTGGGGCGTCATCTATTTGCTGTTGGTGGGCTACACGCTTTACCAATTCGGTTTTTTCCAAGGGGATAAGAGCAAGGTGAAGACGGAATTGTTGCGGAAAGTCGGCATCGTCTTTTCGGCCAGTTCAGTAGTGAACGCAGCATGGATCTTCAGTTGGCATTACGGTATGATCGGCTTATCGGTGGTCCTGATGCTGGTGCTTCTGCTGAGCCTGATCTACATCAACCAGTTGATCCTGAAAGAAAAACTCGATCAGAAGGAAAAACTGTTCATCCGGCTGCCGTTCAGCGTCTATTTCGGCTGGATCACAGTGGCGACGATCGCAAACATCACGACGCTGCTGGTCGACATCGACTGGAATGGCTTCGGAATCTCCGAGTCAGTCTGGACAATACTCATCATCGTAATCGGGCTTGCGATCGGAGCCGTCACGATGATCCGCAACCACGATATCGCCTACGGACTCGTGATCATTTGGGCTTATGCGGGCATTCTGATCAAACACATGTCCCAGGACGGCTTTGCCGGTCAATACTCGGGCATCATCACGACCGTCATTGCCTGCATCGTGCTGATGGGCGTGGCGATCGGCTACGTGCTCTTCGCTAAGAAGCAAGCCCCGTCCATACCGAAATGA